A genomic stretch from Arachis stenosperma cultivar V10309 chromosome 3, arast.V10309.gnm1.PFL2, whole genome shotgun sequence includes:
- the LOC130965982 gene encoding uncharacterized protein LOC130965982 yields MASEKESFLVLVHCSGKIKRSKKYGVKFTDREPLSVFISSSSTLSDVKNSILQKFRIFGSKWVKKLFYKISIAVVSTGVKYDTFVLTADEDIRFLFHYVRSFPDVRIHELYAKLEVGVDSFGATAPIHSSTAAGGASSSMPAAGPSVSQVASPSFAADLDRTEAVASVPLENPGVWQQAFEVDTGSGMIHDVQGFREPDQIENAMQDDDSDQEPVDIIGDSDDEQADGGATIGGSSTEFQIGQSFQNKDKVVLSVKDYSIRRGVEYRVLESDHLKYHEKCKEFGKSCSWLIRILLRARKGTWEVRRYNGLHTCLATSISSDHQQLDYHVICVRIYSLVREDAVVMVKVLQQATEAYYGFRPSYRKVWMAKQKAVAQIYGD; encoded by the exons ATGGCAAGTGAGAAAGAGAGTTTTCTTGTCTTAGTGCATTGCTCTgggaaaattaaaagaagcaaaaaatatGGTGTGAAGTTCACTGACAGAGAACCATTGAGTGTATTTATCAGTTCATCAAGCACTTTGTCAGATGTAAAGAACAGCATCTTGCAGAAGTTTAGGATATTTGGGAGCAAGTGGGTGAAGAAGCTATTCTACAAGATTTCCATCGCAGTTGTCTCGACCGGTGTTAAGTATGATACGTTTGTGCTAACAGCCGATGAAGATATTAGGtttctttttcattatgttAGGAGTTTTCCGGATGTCAGAATACACGAGTTGTATGCAAAGTTGGAGGTTGGTGTCGATAGTTTTGGGGCAACAGCTCCAATTCATAGCTCGACTGCCGCGGGCGGTGCATCTAGTTCGATGCCTGCGGCCGGACCATCTGTTTCGCAGGTCGCATCCCCTTCCTTTGCGGCTGATTTAGATCGAACGGAAGCAGTTGCTTCTGTACCATTGGAGAATCCTGGGGTCTGGCAGCAGGCATTTGAGGTAGATACCGGTAGTGGCATGATTCATGATGTTCAAGGCTTTAGGGAACCTGATCAAATAGAGAATGCAATGCAGGACGATGACTCTGACCAAGAGCCTGTAGATATCATTGGGGACAGCGATGATGAACAG GCAGACGGAGGTGCTACAATTGGGGGTTCTTCTACAGAATTTCAGATTGGGCAATCATTCCAGAATAAAGATAAAGTTGTTCTGAGTGTGAAGGACTATAGCATCCGTCGAGGTGTTGAGTACAGAGTATTGGAATCGGATCATCTGAAGTATCATGAAAAATGTAAGGAGTTCGGCAAAAGTTGTAGTTGGTTGATTCGCATATTGCTTCGTGCACGAAAGGGCACTTGGGAGGTTAGGAGGTACAACGGTCTGCACACTTGCTTGGCCACCTCTATTTCCAGTGATCACCAACAGCTTGATTACCACGTTATCTGTGTGAGGATTTATTCGTTGGTTAGGGAGGATGCTGTGGTTATGGTAAAGGTCTTGCAACAAGCAACAGAAGCTTATTACGGGTTCAGGCCTAGTTACAGGAAGGTTTGGATGGCAAAACAGAAGGCAGTAGCACAAATATATGGAGATTGA